In one window of Borrelia anserina Es DNA:
- the fusA gene encoding elongation factor G: MDYKKLRNIGISAHIDSGKTTLTERILFYCNKIHAIHEVKGKDGVGATMDSMELERERGITIASAATHVEWKNHPINIIDTPGHVDFTIEVERSLRVLDGAILVLDSVAGVQSQSITVDRQLKRYNVPRLAFINKCDKTGANPNNVKDQLKDKLDLNAVLMQIPIGLEDKHMGVVDLVLMKAYYFEGKDGTEIIEKEIPDELLNETEEKRKIMLDALSDFNDELMELHMEGQDIAIETIYDAIRTGTLALKLCPVFMGSAYKNKGVQLLLDAVNRFLPAPHDIKNVALDLNKNEKEIELKTDDTLPTVALAFKLEDGQYGQLTYVRIYQGILKKGQELINSRTSKKFKVGRLIRMHANNTEDIEFGNSGDIVALFGIECASGDTFCDPSINYSMTSMYIPEPVISLSIKPKDKKSADNMAKALGRFTKEDPTFKTYIDPESKETIIQGMGELHLEVYIERMKREFKAEVETGMSQVAYRETITDKAEFNYTHKKQSGGAGQFGRVAGFMEPLDTERQTYEFVNLIKGGVIPTEYIPSCDKGFQKAMEKGTLIGFPIVGIKITINDGQYHVVDSSDIAFQLAAIGAFREAYNKAKPTILEPIMRVTLEGPTEFQGNMFGLLNQRRGIIVGSVEEGNFSKVEAEVPLSEMFGFSTILRSSTQGKAEFSMEFLRYGKVPSTIFNELCKKFNEQKK; the protein is encoded by the coding sequence ATGGACTATAAAAAATTGCGAAATATAGGTATCAGTGCTCACATTGATTCAGGCAAAACCACACTCACAGAACGTATTCTTTTTTATTGCAACAAAATTCACGCAATCCATGAAGTCAAGGGAAAAGATGGAGTTGGAGCAACAATGGATTCAATGGAACTTGAAAGAGAACGGGGCATTACAATAGCGTCGGCTGCAACTCATGTGGAATGGAAAAATCATCCAATCAACATTATTGATACTCCAGGTCACGTCGACTTTACAATTGAAGTTGAACGTTCACTTAGAGTTCTAGATGGAGCAATACTTGTTCTTGATTCTGTTGCAGGAGTTCAATCTCAATCAATTACAGTTGATAGACAACTGAAAAGATACAATGTACCGCGCCTTGCATTCATAAATAAATGTGATAAGACTGGAGCAAATCCTAATAATGTAAAAGATCAACTTAAAGATAAGCTTGACTTAAATGCGGTTCTAATGCAAATTCCAATCGGACTCGAAGATAAACATATGGGAGTTGTCGATCTTGTTTTAATGAAAGCCTATTATTTTGAAGGTAAAGATGGAACAGAAATTATAGAGAAAGAAATTCCTGATGAACTATTAAATGAGACTGAAGAAAAGCGTAAAATAATGCTAGATGCATTGTCTGACTTTAACGACGAACTTATGGAACTCCATATGGAGGGACAAGATATAGCTATAGAGACAATATATGATGCTATTAGAACTGGTACTTTAGCTTTAAAACTTTGTCCAGTATTTATGGGTTCTGCTTATAAAAATAAAGGTGTTCAGCTTTTACTTGATGCTGTAAATAGATTTTTACCCGCTCCTCATGATATTAAAAATGTGGCACTTGATTTAAACAAAAACGAAAAAGAAATCGAACTTAAAACTGATGATACATTACCAACTGTGGCACTAGCCTTTAAACTGGAAGATGGACAATACGGACAATTAACTTATGTCAGAATATATCAAGGGATTTTAAAAAAGGGACAAGAGCTCATAAATTCAAGGACCTCTAAAAAATTTAAAGTCGGCAGACTCATTAGAATGCATGCCAATAATACTGAAGACATAGAATTCGGGAATAGTGGCGATATTGTTGCATTATTTGGAATAGAATGTGCATCAGGAGATACATTCTGTGACCCTTCAATTAACTATTCAATGACGTCAATGTACATCCCAGAGCCAGTAATATCTTTATCAATAAAACCCAAGGATAAAAAATCAGCCGATAACATGGCAAAAGCTCTTGGAAGGTTCACCAAAGAAGATCCTACATTCAAAACTTATATAGATCCCGAATCAAAAGAAACAATCATACAAGGAATGGGTGAACTACACTTAGAAGTCTACATTGAAAGAATGAAAAGAGAATTTAAAGCAGAAGTGGAAACAGGAATGTCCCAAGTAGCATACAGAGAAACCATTACAGACAAAGCAGAATTTAATTATACTCATAAAAAGCAATCAGGAGGTGCAGGCCAATTCGGAAGGGTTGCTGGATTTATGGAACCACTCGATACAGAAAGACAAACTTATGAATTTGTAAATCTTATAAAGGGTGGAGTAATTCCAACAGAATATATTCCATCATGTGACAAAGGATTCCAAAAAGCTATGGAAAAGGGAACTTTGATTGGTTTTCCAATAGTAGGGATTAAAATCACAATTAATGATGGCCAATATCATGTTGTTGACTCATCAGACATTGCATTCCAACTTGCAGCCATTGGAGCATTCAGAGAAGCTTATAATAAGGCAAAACCCACAATACTTGAACCAATAATGAGAGTAACTCTTGAAGGACCAACCGAGTTCCAAGGCAATATGTTTGGTCTTTTAAACCAAAGAAGAGGAATAATTGTAGGCTCTGTTGAAGAGGGCAATTTCTCAAAAGTCGAAGCCGAGGTACCCTTAAGCGAGATGTTTGGATTTTCAACTATTTTAAGATCGTCCACACAAGGGAAAGCCGAATTTTCAATGGAATTCTTAAGATATGGGAAAGTTCCAAGTACAATATTTAATGAAC
- a CDS encoding KTSC domain-containing protein, which yields MNTLIISHELSKICQIDYDSALFELSVFFKDGRAYKYFKIEPRHFNIISKLVQDKKSVGRYLTEHIFNRYDQEKL from the coding sequence TTGAATACTTTAATAATATCTCATGAATTGAGCAAAATATGTCAGATTGATTACGATTCTGCTTTGTTTGAGCTTTCTGTATTTTTTAAAGATGGGAGAGCTTACAAATATTTTAAGATTGAACCGAGGCATTTTAATATAATATCTAAGCTTGTGCAAGATAAAAAGTCAGTTGGCAGATATTTAACAGAGCACATATTTAACAGATATGATCAGGAGAAGCTTTAA
- a CDS encoding tetratricopeptide repeat protein, with the protein MYKILFIFLCCFVFSCETLSKSYQDISDEYYKLAKLNEELGNDQASVALYEQAIKFDSSVNRVSSYNFILAYINLKKYDDAELKLEPLLKNDPNNILLINLKAYLFLRKDDLEGALNFYLKTLEIAPANQEALFNVFYMYYLKKDLKSAKKYILKYKELKYSVPSNAIEIVSSVLEE; encoded by the coding sequence ATGTATAAGATATTGTTTATTTTTCTTTGTTGTTTTGTATTTTCTTGTGAAACTCTTTCTAAATCTTATCAAGATATCTCAGATGAGTATTATAAACTTGCCAAATTAAATGAGGAGCTTGGTAATGATCAAGCGTCTGTTGCACTTTATGAACAGGCTATTAAGTTTGATTCTAGTGTTAATAGGGTGTCTAGTTATAATTTTATTTTGGCTTACATCAATTTAAAGAAATATGATGATGCTGAGTTAAAACTTGAACCTTTGTTAAAGAATGATCCCAATAATATTTTGTTAATTAATTTAAAAGCTTATTTATTCTTGAGAAAAGATGATTTGGAAGGAGCTTTAAATTTTTATTTAAAAACTTTAGAGATAGCACCTGCTAATCAAGAAGCGTTATTTAATGTTTTTTATATGTATTATTTAAAGAAAGATCTGAAAAGTGCAAAAAAATATATATTGAAATATAAGGAATTAAAATATTCAGTTCCTTCTAATGCCATTGAAATAGTCTCATCTGTTTTGGAGGAATAA
- a CDS encoding ribose-phosphate pyrophosphokinase, with amino-acid sequence MSLLIKKSIGIIACPGGRVFADKIMEELRKIFSDTESRAIEKISQTSHCLKEDILKFEGILSLFLEGFKFSDLNFDKTIEVPANFIKFANGEFKTEILKTIRNKDIFIVQDVSNTYPVNVNNDEKVVMTINDHLMNLMTTIDACMQAKANSVSVIVPSYPYSRQDKKHSREGLTASLFGRLLEELGVKHILTLDIHSKAIENVFRKAYFENLNASYEIFDALAELIDIRDSNLVVVSPDTGAVNRNKFFASNLKRPLALLYKERDYSKVTHNVNDSNISVTKLLGDVEGKNVFMSDDILATGGTFIKAMKLLKSMGAKKIICAVSLPFFNGDAIRYFDKAYEAGYFYKVIGTNAVYHDDRLVSKPWYYEANVAHLFAGAIFAIHNRVSLQKILDRSQDIQNLISKS; translated from the coding sequence TTGAGTTTGCTTATTAAAAAATCAATAGGTATTATTGCCTGTCCTGGTGGAAGGGTATTTGCAGATAAAATAATGGAAGAACTTAGGAAAATATTTTCCGATACTGAGAGTAGGGCTATTGAAAAAATTTCTCAAACTTCTCATTGTTTAAAAGAAGATATTTTGAAATTTGAGGGAATTTTATCTCTTTTTTTAGAGGGATTTAAGTTTTCTGACTTAAATTTTGATAAGACTATAGAAGTTCCTGCAAATTTTATTAAGTTTGCTAATGGTGAATTTAAAACAGAAATTTTAAAAACCATAAGAAATAAAGATATTTTTATTGTTCAAGACGTTTCTAATACTTATCCAGTCAATGTAAATAATGATGAAAAAGTAGTAATGACAATTAATGATCATCTAATGAATTTGATGACTACAATAGATGCATGCATGCAAGCTAAGGCTAATTCTGTGAGTGTTATTGTTCCTTCTTATCCTTATTCAAGGCAAGATAAAAAGCATTCCAGGGAAGGGTTAACAGCAAGTCTTTTTGGTAGATTGCTGGAAGAATTGGGCGTTAAACATATTTTAACACTAGATATTCATTCAAAAGCAATTGAAAATGTCTTTAGAAAAGCTTATTTTGAAAATTTGAATGCATCTTATGAAATTTTCGATGCTTTAGCTGAATTAATTGATATTAGAGATTCAAATTTGGTAGTTGTTTCTCCTGATACAGGAGCTGTTAATAGGAACAAGTTTTTTGCGTCTAATCTTAAAAGGCCCTTAGCTTTGCTTTATAAGGAAAGAGATTATTCAAAGGTAACCCATAATGTTAACGATTCCAATATTTCTGTTACTAAGCTTTTGGGAGATGTGGAAGGTAAGAATGTTTTTATGAGCGATGATATTTTGGCTACTGGTGGAACCTTTATTAAGGCTATGAAACTGTTAAAGAGTATGGGTGCTAAGAAGATTATATGTGCAGTAAGTTTGCCATTTTTTAATGGGGATGCAATTAGGTATTTTGATAAAGCTTATGAGGCAGGCTATTTTTATAAGGTGATTGGAACAAATGCTGTATATCATGATGATAGGCTTGTCAGCAAGCCTTGGTATTATGAAGCTAATGTTGCACATCTTTTTGCTGGTGCAATTTTTGCAATTCATAATAGAGTTAGTTTGCAAAAGATTCTTGATAGAAGTCAGGATATTCAAAATTTAATTTCTAAGAGTTAG
- a CDS encoding xylulokinase produces MNVLSIDIGTSTLKSALINSHHGILESFDVNYFDYFSVDFENFDYKIWFFAFKRVVSNFREKKIDCISISGISPCLIALGSDLTPLEVLHWNSSKIVDNFQGKSAFLPFVLSTLERGIYDKVRYFVSCFEYFIYLLTGNLITSYPSLSYIPFIWNDIEIREYNLDTNKFPPFLRMGESVGCVTTSASSEFGIDSGIEVINAGMDYLSVLVGSGAFFSGIVSNRTGTSEGFNFVSDACLPGFSLVYPYFLDNLFVIGRIVPSGYLLQLLKDRLFKNKKSFEEFLKEISKVCGLGNVCFYPNNREVFSDSIVIDSQVRGNLNKGIFGKIDNPLQIGVAILESSYFSFYNRILQLKSIGRDVVDIFVSGSNSNNLFLTELKANIIGRDLKIFEFKHSELIGNAILAFCCLGEFDSLDKAFKKIAKFKQVIFFSASIHELYLEKYHKYVSNFNLFVNG; encoded by the coding sequence ATGAATGTACTCAGTATTGATATTGGTACTAGTACTTTGAAATCTGCTTTGATTAATTCTCATCATGGGATTTTAGAGAGTTTTGATGTAAACTATTTTGATTATTTTAGTGTTGATTTTGAGAACTTTGACTACAAAATATGGTTTTTTGCTTTCAAGAGAGTAGTTTCTAATTTTAGGGAGAAAAAAATTGATTGTATTTCTATTAGTGGTATTTCTCCATGTCTCATAGCTCTTGGTTCGGATTTAACTCCTTTGGAAGTTTTACATTGGAATTCTTCTAAGATAGTTGATAATTTTCAAGGGAAATCAGCTTTCTTACCCTTTGTACTTAGCACACTTGAGAGGGGGATTTATGATAAGGTTAGGTATTTTGTATCTTGTTTTGAGTATTTTATTTATTTACTTACAGGTAATCTGATTACAAGCTATCCAAGTTTGTCTTATATACCGTTTATTTGGAATGATATTGAGATAAGAGAGTATAATCTTGATACGAATAAATTTCCTCCTTTCTTAAGGATGGGGGAAAGTGTTGGCTGTGTTACTACTAGTGCTAGTAGTGAATTTGGCATCGATAGTGGGATAGAGGTAATTAATGCTGGAATGGATTATTTAAGCGTGCTTGTTGGAAGTGGGGCATTCTTTTCTGGGATTGTGTCAAATAGAACAGGTACAAGCGAAGGTTTTAATTTTGTCTCGGATGCATGCTTGCCAGGCTTTTCTTTGGTATATCCTTATTTTTTAGATAATTTGTTTGTTATTGGAAGAATAGTTCCTTCGGGATATTTATTGCAGTTGCTTAAAGATAGATTGTTTAAAAATAAAAAGTCGTTTGAAGAATTTCTTAAAGAAATTTCTAAGGTATGTGGTTTAGGTAATGTTTGTTTTTATCCAAACAATAGGGAGGTTTTTTCTGACAGTATTGTAATAGATTCACAAGTAAGAGGTAATTTGAATAAAGGTATTTTTGGTAAAATAGATAATCCTTTACAGATTGGAGTTGCAATTCTTGAGTCTTCTTATTTTTCATTTTATAATAGAATTCTTCAGCTTAAGTCTATTGGAAGGGATGTCGTAGATATTTTTGTGAGTGGTTCTAATTCAAATAATTTATTTTTAACTGAATTAAAAGCTAATATTATTGGTAGAGATTTAAAGATTTTTGAATTTAAGCATTCCGAGCTTATTGGTAATGCAATCTTAGCTTTTTGTTGTTTAGGAGAGTTTGACAGTTTGGATAAAGCATTTAAAAAGATTGCTAAATTTAAACAGGTTATATTTTTTAGTGCTAGTATACATGAGCTTTATTTGGAGAAATATCATAAGTATGTTTCTAATTTTAATTTATTTGTTAATGGTTAA
- a CDS encoding SPOR domain-containing protein, protein MRDFNENNSKGFLVALTSIVIVCTIIFLGIITFFPNKDLASDIASKNIILQETKDEKGIENENTEATLSITDKPNEIIIDLTQDIKQDQSFSSRINQNNKKIINKKEPQVINQHEPTITHKKEETYQKTKPIAKTKKSIKKEQNHNKSDENKYDPRKEYYIQFASFSDPISADNNIKELTKYKISAKIYSATVNDKDTYRVRSGPYKTITEAKLDLKKVSGSSEFKDAYILTINK, encoded by the coding sequence ATGAGAGATTTTAATGAAAATAATAGTAAAGGATTTTTAGTAGCATTAACTTCAATTGTAATCGTTTGTACAATCATATTTCTTGGAATAATTACTTTTTTCCCAAACAAAGACTTAGCTTCTGATATTGCAAGTAAAAACATCATTTTACAAGAGACTAAAGATGAAAAAGGTATAGAAAATGAAAATACTGAAGCAACCTTATCAATCACTGATAAACCAAATGAAATTATAATTGACCTCACACAAGACATCAAACAAGATCAAAGTTTTAGTAGTAGGATAAATCAAAATAATAAAAAAATTATTAACAAAAAAGAACCACAAGTTATAAATCAACACGAACCTACAATAACACACAAAAAGGAAGAGACATATCAAAAAACAAAACCCATTGCAAAGACAAAGAAATCAATAAAAAAAGAACAAAATCATAATAAGTCTGATGAAAACAAATATGATCCCAGAAAAGAGTATTACATACAATTTGCATCGTTCTCAGATCCAATTTCTGCTGACAATAACATTAAAGAATTAACGAAATATAAAATAAGTGCAAAAATCTATTCAGCAACAGTAAACGACAAAGACACCTACAGGGTTAGATCTGGACCCTACAAAACCATAACCGAGGCAAAACTTGATCTTAAAAAAGTATCAGGATCAAGCGAGTTTAAGGACGCTTATATATTAACCATTAACAAATAA
- the coaE gene encoding dephospho-CoA kinase (Dephospho-CoA kinase (CoaE) performs the final step in coenzyme A biosynthesis.): MGRNSSVIGITGRISTGKDTVSKIISSEYGFHEINVDKIGHMALQAKQNKVVKTFGKQILNNNNEIDRVKLRNIVFNDKAKLEQLEAITHPLIYKEVEQLTSKKKLDRIIINSALLFKLNLEKFCKYIFIIKTNDEIIKKRLSSSRNLDENLITNILRWQEDIFLNKKIINLKIINIINNNNYEHLEKEVRAKMKEVKLNERF; this comes from the coding sequence ATGGGGAGAAATTCATCGGTAATTGGCATAACTGGTAGAATATCAACTGGCAAAGATACCGTTTCAAAAATTATTAGTAGTGAATATGGTTTTCATGAAATAAATGTAGATAAAATCGGACATATGGCCCTACAAGCAAAACAAAATAAAGTAGTTAAGACGTTTGGCAAGCAAATATTAAATAATAACAATGAAATAGACAGAGTAAAACTTCGAAATATTGTATTTAATGATAAAGCAAAACTAGAACAATTAGAAGCAATAACACATCCCCTTATATATAAAGAAGTAGAACAATTAACATCAAAGAAAAAACTTGATAGAATCATAATTAATTCTGCGCTACTTTTTAAATTAAATCTTGAAAAGTTCTGTAAGTATATATTTATAATAAAAACAAATGATGAGATAATAAAGAAAAGATTAAGCTCAAGCCGCAATCTTGATGAAAATTTAATTACCAATATCCTTAGGTGGCAAGAAGATATTTTTTTAAATAAAAAAATCATAAATTTAAAAATAATAAATATAATTAATAATAATAACTATGAACACCTAGAAAAAGAGGTTAGGGCAAAAATGAAAGAGGTAAAACTAAATGAGAGATTTTAA
- the polA gene encoding DNA polymerase I, with amino-acid sequence MKKIYLIDALNIIFRNYHVMKNNPLTNSKGQNVNAFIGFFKTLFFIIKEKNPENLIVTFDSETQTFRQKKYPSYKATRDNPPDNLIPQIHWIKEGLIKANIPMFEIKGYEADDLIASFSKKAESNNYLTYIISPDKDLLQLMSNTTKILKIENSNFVEIDNDYVMKKFGINTSQIKDYLSIVGDRSDNIPGIKGIGEKGAAKLLNEFQTLNGIYKNLDSINNKYKEILIREEKNAFLSYELISLIEDLELPTLEKFKLENLKEDIFSLFEEHSATTLIKSYKAILKKRYVTINQKQKSIFETNMTKLNQTSTKTLQTTTSYSNTLKTIQEESIKYETILQKDQLDLLIEKLKKASYVAIDTETTSINIYEAQIIGISVSFKEFEGYYIPIENKEKNSIEKEYIIQKFNEFFKTKPKLIGQNYKFDYKILKKHGFNAIFPYFDTMIAAYIINPNTRVSLDFLAEKYLMHKNIKYEEIVANGTLKDIPLEIVSNYSAEDADITFRLFKILKKKLKEDNLESLMTDIELPFSNVITEMEENGIYLDKDYLKKYAKELDKELKLIENEIIKSIGIEFNLNSPKQLHTILFEKLNLVIPKNTKQDSTDIKVLETIKDQHEAIPKLIQYRQLSKLKNTYTDNLIEFINEKTNKIHTNFIQTRTSTGRISSTEPNLQNIPIKDEKGRRIREAFKPEEGNIFISADYAQIELVILAHLSEDESLIEAFQNKKDIHIKTASQLFKVDEEKVTPSMRRTAKSINFGIIYRMSAFRLSQELSIKREEAQKFINSYFNLYSKIKTFIQNQIEFVRKNGYSETLLKRRRYIKEINSQNYVERSGAERIAINSTIQGSASDIMKIAMIKVHNEFKSKNLKSKILLQVHDEMLIESPKQECEEAKKIIKEMMENSYPLKLPLRTNIETGKSWGEIHR; translated from the coding sequence ATGAAAAAAATTTATCTAATCGATGCTCTAAATATAATATTTAGAAACTATCATGTAATGAAAAATAATCCTTTAACAAATAGTAAAGGACAAAATGTTAATGCATTTATTGGATTTTTCAAAACTCTTTTTTTCATAATAAAAGAAAAAAATCCAGAAAATCTAATTGTAACTTTTGATTCAGAAACGCAAACATTCAGACAAAAAAAGTATCCAAGTTACAAAGCAACAAGAGACAACCCTCCGGATAATTTGATTCCACAAATCCATTGGATAAAAGAAGGTTTAATAAAAGCAAATATTCCAATGTTTGAAATAAAAGGATATGAAGCTGACGATCTTATAGCCAGCTTTTCAAAAAAAGCAGAAAGCAATAATTACTTAACTTATATCATTTCTCCAGATAAAGATTTATTGCAATTGATGTCAAACACAACCAAAATACTTAAAATTGAAAATAGCAACTTTGTAGAAATAGATAACGATTATGTGATGAAAAAATTTGGGATAAATACATCCCAAATAAAAGATTATTTATCCATTGTTGGAGACAGATCAGATAATATACCAGGTATCAAAGGAATTGGAGAAAAAGGAGCCGCTAAGCTACTAAATGAGTTTCAAACATTAAATGGAATATACAAAAATTTAGATTCTATCAATAATAAATATAAAGAAATTTTAATAAGAGAGGAAAAAAATGCCTTCTTAAGTTATGAACTTATCAGTCTTATAGAAGATCTAGAATTACCAACACTTGAAAAATTCAAACTAGAAAACTTGAAAGAAGACATCTTTTCATTATTTGAAGAACACTCTGCAACGACTCTAATTAAATCTTACAAGGCTATATTAAAAAAAAGATATGTCACAATAAATCAAAAACAAAAATCAATTTTCGAAACAAATATGACAAAACTAAACCAAACAAGCACAAAAACTTTACAAACAACAACATCATACTCAAATACTCTTAAAACAATACAAGAAGAAAGTATTAAATATGAAACAATATTACAAAAAGATCAACTAGACTTACTAATAGAGAAACTAAAAAAAGCAAGCTATGTAGCAATAGATACAGAAACAACTTCCATTAATATCTATGAAGCACAAATAATCGGCATTTCAGTTTCATTCAAAGAATTTGAAGGCTACTACATTCCCATAGAAAATAAAGAAAAAAATTCTATCGAAAAAGAATACATAATACAAAAATTCAACGAATTTTTTAAAACAAAACCTAAACTTATTGGTCAAAACTACAAATTCGATTATAAAATACTCAAAAAACATGGATTTAATGCAATTTTCCCCTACTTTGATACAATGATAGCAGCATATATTATTAACCCAAATACAAGAGTATCTCTTGATTTTTTAGCAGAAAAGTATTTAATGCATAAAAACATCAAGTATGAAGAAATTGTAGCAAATGGTACTCTGAAAGACATACCACTTGAGATAGTCTCCAATTATTCTGCTGAAGATGCTGATATTACTTTTAGACTATTTAAAATCCTCAAAAAAAAGCTTAAAGAAGATAATCTTGAAAGTCTAATGACAGATATAGAACTACCATTTAGCAATGTCATTACAGAAATGGAAGAAAACGGAATTTACCTCGATAAAGATTACCTAAAAAAATATGCAAAAGAACTTGATAAAGAACTAAAACTAATTGAAAATGAGATAATAAAAAGTATAGGAATTGAATTTAATCTAAATTCACCCAAACAGCTGCATACAATCTTATTTGAAAAACTAAATCTGGTAATACCCAAAAATACCAAGCAAGATTCAACAGATATTAAAGTACTCGAGACAATAAAAGATCAACATGAAGCTATACCAAAACTCATACAATATAGACAACTCTCAAAGTTAAAAAATACATATACGGATAATTTAATAGAGTTTATAAATGAAAAAACGAATAAAATACATACAAACTTTATACAAACAAGAACATCAACGGGACGTATTTCAAGTACCGAACCCAACCTACAAAACATTCCAATCAAAGATGAAAAAGGACGTAGAATAAGAGAGGCCTTTAAACCTGAAGAAGGTAATATTTTTATTTCTGCTGATTATGCACAAATCGAACTTGTCATACTAGCACACCTATCGGAAGACGAATCACTCATTGAAGCATTTCAAAACAAAAAAGACATTCACATAAAAACAGCATCTCAACTTTTTAAAGTAGATGAAGAAAAAGTAACACCTTCCATGAGAAGAACAGCAAAATCAATTAATTTTGGAATAATCTACAGAATGTCAGCCTTCAGACTCTCACAAGAACTATCTATTAAAAGAGAAGAAGCTCAGAAGTTTATCAATTCATATTTCAATCTTTATTCTAAAATAAAAACTTTTATACAAAATCAAATAGAGTTTGTAAGAAAAAATGGATACAGTGAAACCCTTTTAAAAAGAAGGAGATATATAAAAGAAATTAATAGTCAAAATTACGTGGAACGATCGGGAGCTGAACGAATAGCAATAAATAGTACAATCCAAGGAAGTGCATCTGATATAATGAAAATCGCAATGATCAAAGTACATAATGAATTTAAAAGTAAAAACCTCAAGTCAAAAATACTCTTACAAGTACATGACGAGATGCTAATCGAATCACCAAAGCAAGAATGTGAAGAAGCAAAAAAAATAATAAAAGAAATGATGGAAAACTCTTATCCTTTAAAGCTACCCCTAAGAACAAATATTGAGACTGGAAAATCATGGGGAGAAATTCATCGGTAA
- the fliS gene encoding flagellar export chaperone FliS: MRTKEDIYKRTQINTSSPISILVMLYEKAIQDLEIAKEFYKNEDPVSITKADEKVYHAQDIIIELMSTLNFEDGGNISNNLFSIYSFLNKTLESVTLDKNRDNIQEVLKHLKSLHTAWKVLLKKEDNTINKKLGINIVS, from the coding sequence TTGAGAACGAAAGAAGACATTTATAAAAGAACACAAATCAACACATCAAGTCCTATATCAATATTGGTAATGCTTTATGAGAAAGCAATACAAGATCTAGAAATTGCCAAAGAATTTTACAAAAATGAAGATCCAGTCAGTATAACAAAAGCTGATGAAAAAGTTTATCATGCACAAGACATAATCATTGAATTAATGTCCACACTAAATTTTGAAGATGGTGGGAATATTTCAAATAACCTATTTTCAATATATTCCTTTTTAAACAAAACATTAGAAAGTGTTACACTAGACAAAAATAGAGATAACATTCAAGAAGTTCTAAAGCACCTTAAAAGCCTGCATACAGCTTGGAAAGTACTACTTAAAAAAGAAGATAATACTATTAATAAAAAATTAGGGATAAATATTGTCAGCTAA
- a CDS encoding response regulator: MEENRKALIVDDSIFMRKNLIKILKKLGFSEFFEAEDGIKAIKEFEKQEEIHLITLDITMMGMDGITALEKINEVNNKLSRKMNVLMVTALGKQELIAKALELGAKGYITKPFREDQIAEQIKRLNEEQIFENERRHL; encoded by the coding sequence TTGGAAGAGAACAGAAAGGCTCTGATAGTTGACGATTCCATTTTTATGAGAAAAAACTTAATCAAGATATTGAAAAAGTTAGGATTTAGCGAATTTTTTGAAGCAGAAGATGGAATAAAAGCTATTAAAGAATTCGAAAAACAAGAAGAAATTCATCTAATAACCCTTGATATAACAATGATGGGCATGGATGGTATTACAGCCCTTGAGAAAATAAATGAAGTTAACAATAAGCTTTCAAGAAAAATGAATGTATTAATGGTTACAGCACTTGGGAAGCAAGAACTCATTGCAAAAGCCTTAGAACTTGGAGCAAAAGGATACATTACAAAACCTTTCAGAGAAGATCAAATAGCAGAACAAATAAAAAGATTAAATGAGGAGCAAATTTTTGAGAACGAAAGAAGACATTTATAA